The segment ctgggggttcagtcttagcaggacccagggcttccccttccactggtgctcttactaagatgttcattgctacctatggggtcagagtccagggtcagtccatgtatagtctttaggtagtggcttagtccctggaagctctggttgcttgacattgttgtacttttggggtctcgagcaccttcaagctcttccagttctttctctgattccttcaacgggggacctattctcagttcagtggtttgctgctggcattcgcctctgtatttgctgtattctggctgtgtctctcaggagcgatctacatccggctcctgtcggtctgcacttctttgcttcatccatcttgtctaattgggtggctgtatatgtatgggccacatgtggggcaggctctgaatgggtgttccttccgtctctgttttaatctttgcctctcccttccctgccaagggtattctttttcctcatttaaagaaggagtgaagcattcacatttggttctttttttcgtagctggggaccgaacccagggccttgcgcttcctaggtaagcgctctaccactgagctaaatccccagccccttctttagTTTTAATTAGCATGCAAAGTAGCAGGTTTTGGATATCAAGCAATGGCTGAATATGACTTGtagcttattattattattattattattattattactattattattactattattattactttctCTTGGTTCAGAATTTTGGGAATTCAGAAACCTGAGACAGCTGTTTAGCCACTAATGCAATGATTATGCTTCCCCCAGTGTGGAGTAATATTTCTCTTATTTGAACAACGAAATCACTTCAAATCTTTGCATTGTTCCTACAATGCCTGCACTTACTAATAAATCAGTGCATCAGCCTGCACAATGTTCAGGACAAGAGTAAACTGTAGGAAGGTTGAGATCTTTTCTTTTGGGGAACTTGTCTGCTactctgtgaacagacactaccTAAAGGTTGGCCAGCTGCGTGCTGGCCTCTTATCTCCTGCCTTCTGGTGTGGCTCTTACAGTCTAGATGTCTTACTtctgtaagctctggttgcttaggaATGACAGATCATAGGAAACTGGGTGGGCAGTCAGAAGGCATGTGGGAGGCACATAGCTCCATGGGGTCCTCAAGTAGCCAAGCTGGCAAAAGGGAATATGTTGTAAGTGTCTAGAGACACCATGAAACCAGAGTGGGTCTTTCTAGTAGAGGTAGTGCTGATGGGCAAATCTACTTTAAATGTCTTTCCCTCCAAAGAGAAGTTAAGTTATATTGATATGAAAGCCTCTCTATATTGCCCCAAGATGATGCAAAATATGCAATACCCCTCATGTAGCTGCATGTATTAACCAGGTAGGGGAGGAAAAGATATAATACATCCCTACCACAGGTTCATCTCTTTCCAGTCCTCTCAacatctcccccaacccccatatccACTTCTCTCCCATTTTCCTTCAGGAATAAGCAGGCTGTCCAGGGCTATTAGGTGAACACAACATAGCAAtgtacaataagactaggcacaaatccTTATACCAAAGCTGGATGGGGCAGCCCAGAAGGAGGGTCCTAATAGAAGGCagactcccccaacccccaactccctCTGTTTGGAGTCCCATAAGAGCACCAAGGCAAACAACCATAGCATATACGCAGAGTACCTATCTCAGACTCATGCGGGCTCTATGAGCCTGTTTAGTTGATTCTGCACGCTATGTTCTCCTGGTATCCTCAACTCCTCTGACTCTATAATCCTTCCCTGCTTTCTTCAGAGAAGTTCCCCAAGCTTCACCTAATGTGGGGCTGcgagtctctgcatctgctcccatctgcAACTGCTGGTTGAAGCTTCTCTGAAGACAATTGGGCTAGGCATTGGTCTATGAATAGAGCAGGATAATATTAAGAATCATTTCACTGACTTTTTTGTCAGTCTTGTTTGGTTCTATCTGAGGATTCTCGGCTATCCAGCAATTCCCAGCTATTAAGGCAGTGTTTAGCATGGGCTCCCTCTCCCAGTGTAGGCCTTTAGTTAGATCAGTCATTGGCTGGCCACTCTCGAAAGTTCTGCATCACgattgccccagcacatcttgcaggcaggacagatggTAGATACAAGGTTTTATGGCTGTGTTGGTGACTCAGTTCCACCACTTTAAGCCCTTCCTAGTTtcagaagatggccagttcataCTCTGTATTCCCCATTACTAGGAGACTTCTCTAGGGTCACCCTTATGGATTTCAGGGACTTTTCACTGTACTAGCTTTCCACATCTGTCCTAAGACCCCCAATTCCAGTCATCTCTTCCTGTACTCTCCTGGGGATTGTTTAAATAGTTCATTTTCAAATATCAATACATAATGCCTTTCTTGTCTAAGGTAGAGGCAGAGGTGATGCCAAGGGTCATGAATGCCTCCAGTAGAGTTGAGGAATATGCTTTTACTCACAAGTTAGTAAAcactttccttttctctatcATTTTCCACAGGGCATCTTTGATCTCTTTGTTCCTCAAACTGTAAATGAGAGGGTTCAGCATAGGGATCACCAGCGAAtagaagacagacactaccttgtCTCTGCTAAATGAGTAGCTGGAGCTGGGCCGCAGGTACATGAAAAGTGCTGTCCCAAACAGCATGGTCACTGCCATGAGGTGTGAGGCACATGTGTTGAAGGCTTTCCATCGGCCTTTCACAGAGTGGATCTTCAAGACAGCAGACACTATGTAACTGTAGGAGACCAGGAGGATGAGAAATGATGTCCCTCCTACTGTGATCACTACAAGGAAATTGACCACTTGGCTGAAGAATGTGTTAGAGCAAGAAAGTGCCAGGATTGGTGGGAGGTCGCAGAAGAAGTGGTTGATGACATTTGGCCCACAAAAGCAGAGTTGAAATATGGAACTGGCCTGAATAAAAGAACTCAGGAAGCCACCAAGATATGCCCCAGCCACCATACGCATGCAGAGACCCTGGTGCATGATGGTCATATAAAGCAGGGGGTTCGAGATGGCTGCATATCTATCATATGCCATTGCTGTTAGCAGGAAACACTCAGTTAGGcccaaaccaacaaagaaaaagaactgggCAGCACATCCCAGGAATGAGATAGTCTTCTGCTCTCGAAAGAAATCAAAGAGCATCTTGGGAGCTACAGAGGATGAGTAGCAAATGTCAACGAAGGATAAGttgctgaggaagaagtacatgggtgtgtgtaaACGGATGTCACCTCTGATCAGAAAGATGAGGGCCAGGTTCCAGGTCAAGGTCACGAGATAGATGCCCAGGAAAGTCAGAAAGAGGAAGGTTCGGAGTTCTGGGTGGTCTGAGAATCCCAAGAAGATGAACATGATAACTGATGAGCTGTTCCGTGGGTTGGTTAAAGCCATGTTTCACAGAGACCACAAGGGCAAGGGGCAGACCTGGGTTAATAACAATCATCCACATTACAGACGCTATGGACAAGTGGTTACACATGCTTGAGGAGCTGCACATCACAGAGGGCTAAAGACAAAAGAGGCCTGGGAGATGATTCACTCAGTTAAGTGCTTGTAAAATTAAGAGTTTGAGTTAGATTTTGAGAACTAGTGCTAAAAGTCAGTACAGGGATTGGACAGCCAGCCTAAGCTACTTGGCAAATTCTAAGTCATTAATTGACCTATCTCAGGAAACAAGGTAGATGGTGCCTATTAAGTGACAGTGTAAACATGtctccacatgcatatgcatctgcacacatgtgaatCTGCACATACATGAATGTATACAACAATGTCTCTTCTCCTCAATTGCATCACTGTGTTAAATGTTTGGGCAATAAACTGTAGCTGAGATGAATACCACCTATGGCATTAGACTCCCAGGAATCAATTCACATCTGCACCATTCACCCATGCATCACTCTGCCGAGCTATCTAACATCTCCTGCTTCAATTTCTCTATCTTTAAACTAGGTTGCAGTAAGTAGTTTAAGaatttgctttaaaaacaaataagtttCATATATAAAATGCCAACACATATTAAGTGGCTAGTCAGTAATTAAGATGTGTGTTCTAGATGAGTCACTGTGTCCTGTCCTAGGGCTCCGTTGAAAGTGACACTTACAGAATGGGATAGTGTTCATATCATTTTTCCCTACCATCATTTATGTTGAAGTTTGGTTGTCAAGGCATCGGTATTGGGAAATGAAACTTTGATAAAGCATTGGTGTCTTTCTTCTGGGACTGCATTTGTTCTTACAGGAATGGGTTAGTTTAGTGGCTTATGGGAACTAGGTTAGcttctttgttcttctcttcaCACACCATCTGTCTACCTTTATGCTTTCTCCTCCACGTTGTGATGCAGCCTGAAGCCTTCACCAGATGTGGCTGACTACCTGTGAACTTGCAACCTCTAGAGCTATGAGATAAATAAGTGTCTTCACTGGATGTTACACAATCTCAGATAGtgtgtcatagcaacaacaacaacaacaacaacacagcagcaacaacacagcagcaacaacacagcagcaacaacaacagaacatcACGCAGTACAGGTGCAACAAACACCGTACCCATCTTACGCAGTTGAAGAAGGAGACCCTGAGAAGTGCAGAGACCTCATTAAGTTCACCTCTGCCAGAACCTCAACTTTGTAAATAGCATTAACCTTCTAGAGCACAACAAAACCAAGCACCTAACCCAGAATGTTGTACATAGAAAGCACTGAGTAGAGTCCTTTTCTAACTTAGTAAACATCTAAGAAAGCTTTATGACTTTTAACCAAAATAGCCTGGTTTGAACTTAGCATGTAAAGTTATTTCTGAGGGAAGCACAAAAACTGAAACTGACCTCAGACACACTGCAGAGTTGGCAGCACTCTGACTTTTCTGATCTGTCCTGATCTGAGTTGTGTCCTTCGTTCACTCTATGTGACTTCTGCCTCTCTCATGCAGGTACCTGGAGCCCTCAAAGTCTTGCTGTTTCAGCTCTTGCTTTTATCCAGTGTGCAGGGGATCAATGAAGCTCAAAGAGTCCTATTGAATATAAAGGGATTGTTCAAAAGAAGCCAAGACTTTAAGCCAGTGTCACAGATTCACATAGTAAAGTTCAAAGcattggggaaaaaaaggagaggaaggagaggagtgtgtgtgtgtgtgtgtgtgtgtgtgtgtgtgtgtgtgtgtgtgtgtgtgatttgtttgGAGATCTGCTGTGTGAAATCTATCTTAATTACTTTCTGTCCAAATTACTTTTTATTGTACTTAGTAATAATTGGGACTATATTCAAGGGCGTAGAAATTCCTTCAGAAATTTTGTTTCCTCCTTAACCCAGTGTCACAGATTCACATAGTAAAGTTCAAAGcattggggaaaaaaaggagaggaaggagaggagtgtgtgtgtgtgtgtgtgatttgtttgGAGATCTGCTGTGTGAAATCTATCTTAATTACTTTCTGTCCAAATTACTTTTTATTGTACTTACTAATAATTGGGACTATATTCAAGGACGTAGAAATTCCTTCAGAAATtttgtttcctccttttttttatttacccTTTGGCattaagttttgtgtgtgtgtgtgtgtgtgtgtgtgtgtgtgtgtgtgtgtgtttaggcacGTTTGTAccattcccatgtgtggaagtcagaagacaatttgtggacgtcagttctctccctccatcatgTAGGTCCCAGAAACTGAACTCTGGTATCCAGATTTGGAGGCAAGTGACTTTACCCTCTGGTTCTCTAATCCCTTAGAACTCTTCTTAACAGCAAAGGCGTACATATGTTTAAGAAGACCATCAAGGAGAAGTAAACTTGGTCAAAATTTGGTTACATTTCTAGAAGCAGGATCTTGAGATCTTgagttctcctctctccttccctccctccctctccttcccttccttacaTCTCTTTTTTCTTACTAAACACTGAACTAAACACTTTGAGTTATCCAGTGTAACAAAGAAGGTTATGGACACTGGCAAAAGAACGATTGCTATTCAAATGTGGAAaatcagaaatagaaaaacaagttGCTGTGATTATTAAAGGATACAGAAAGTGCTTTGAAGGGGGAAAATCAGTAACAAAAGTATTTCTCTCCAATGCAGTCTCCCTGGGTATTAGCCTTACAAGGGTAGGAAGTCCCCATGACTTCCAACATTCAGTAAATGGTCCAcccaaaatgaactcaatggtacTTTGTAGATATTTTGTACtgacttttgcttatatattatattttctgattttgtgtttttaatagattttttaaaatgtgtgtctttgtgtttattttttcattttttaaaattgtaattttttgtttgttttctaaaaaagagggagatgggctggagagatggctcagtggttaagagcactgattgctcttccagaggtcatgagttcaattcccagcaaccacatggtggctcacaaccatctgtaatgggatccgatgctctcttccaatgtgtctgaagatagcaacagtgtactcgtatacatgaaataaatgaataaatttaaaaaaaaaggagagaaagaaggatgtgGAGTTGAGAAGAATCTGGGAGGAGGTGTGAGACTGAAACTGATTAGAATGCATTGTATACAttgtt is part of the Rattus norvegicus strain BN/NHsdMcwi chromosome 1, GRCr8, whole genome shotgun sequence genome and harbors:
- the Or5a1 gene encoding olfactory receptor Olr326 encodes the protein MALTNPRNSSSVIMFIFLGFSDHPELRTFLFLTFLGIYLVTLTWNLALIFLIRGDIRLHTPMYFFLSNLSFVDICYSSSVAPKMLFDFFREQKTISFLGCAAQFFFFVGLGLTECFLLTAMAYDRYAAISNPLLYMTIMHQGLCMRMVAGAYLGGFLSSFIQASSIFQLCFCGPNVINHFFCDLPPILALSCSNTFFSQVVNFLVVITVGGTSFLILLVSYSYIVSAVLKIHSVKGRWKAFNTCASHLMAVTMLFGTALFMYLRPSSSYSFSRDKVVSVFYSLVIPMLNPLIYSLRNKEIKDALWKMIEKRKVFTNL